The proteins below are encoded in one region of Anaerosporomusa subterranea:
- a CDS encoding ureidoglycolate lyase — protein sequence MILIQPLLEEHFSRFGVIFRLNRSDPQPFQVQVTEETPVGWRVAMMKVSARVIQKISCHPNTMETFEPVQGVCLLVVAEPQKPHELAAFVLDAPVCINKGVWHCVITLSDYAIVKVTENSTVDSMTVELEGTLRAGLRAEE from the coding sequence GTGATACTAATTCAACCATTGCTCGAAGAACATTTCTCACGCTTCGGAGTTATCTTTCGGCTCAACCGTTCCGACCCACAGCCGTTTCAAGTGCAGGTAACGGAAGAAACTCCAGTCGGATGGCGGGTCGCGATGATGAAGGTAAGCGCTCGGGTAATCCAGAAGATCAGCTGTCACCCGAATACCATGGAAACATTTGAACCAGTTCAGGGTGTTTGCTTGCTCGTTGTGGCAGAACCCCAGAAACCACATGAATTAGCGGCTTTTGTTCTTGACGCTCCCGTCTGTATTAATAAGGGCGTGTGGCACTGTGTGATTACACTTTCAGATTATGCTATTGTCAAAGTTACTGAGAACTCGACTGTAGACAGTATGACAGTTGAGTTGGAAGGAACGTTACGAGCTGGATTGAGGGCAGAAGAATGA
- a CDS encoding carbohydrate ABC transporter permease, whose protein sequence is MKGKFSATRLTIHLVLIFVCIIFITPFVYVFFNSFKPTPEIFWVPQKFLPQQWILDNYTQIGEKGHFADYFLNSIIITLTSVSLVLVLSSMAGYAFAKLPFKGRQLLLSAMLMTITIPLAVCLIPMFLMENAAGLLNTNLGLILPNIAVVLPFAIFIMRASFVSIPKEIEEAAEIDGCGVFRTWWNIMLPMAKNGLITVLIMSFNSIWGEYTLARTLATDQEAMPLSVGLTLMKGEVWDFGTLAAVIILTMLPPITIFIIFQKRLVEGITQGAVKG, encoded by the coding sequence ATGAAAGGAAAATTTTCAGCGACTAGGCTTACAATTCACCTGGTTCTCATCTTTGTTTGCATCATATTTATTACGCCGTTCGTATACGTATTTTTCAACTCATTTAAGCCTACTCCGGAAATTTTTTGGGTTCCGCAGAAATTTTTGCCTCAGCAATGGATATTGGATAACTATACACAGATTGGAGAAAAGGGGCATTTTGCCGATTACTTTCTCAACAGCATTATTATCACCTTGACATCTGTATCCTTAGTGCTTGTGCTTAGTTCGATGGCGGGCTACGCGTTTGCTAAGCTTCCGTTCAAGGGCAGACAACTGCTATTATCCGCCATGCTGATGACCATTACGATACCGTTGGCAGTCTGTTTAATTCCCATGTTTCTTATGGAAAATGCAGCAGGCTTGCTGAACACCAATTTGGGGCTAATTCTCCCCAACATCGCGGTAGTACTCCCGTTTGCGATATTTATCATGAGGGCTTCATTTGTTTCCATTCCTAAGGAAATTGAGGAAGCTGCCGAAATCGACGGTTGCGGTGTTTTCCGGACATGGTGGAATATCATGCTGCCTATGGCTAAAAACGGCTTGATCACCGTTCTAATCATGTCGTTTAACTCGATTTGGGGTGAATACACCTTGGCGCGAACTTTGGCCACCGACCAAGAAGCAATGCCGCTTTCGGTCGGGCTGACACTAATGAAAGGGGAGGTGTGGGATTTCGGTACCCTGGCAGCCGTTATTATCCTTACCATGCTGCCGCCAATCACTATATTTATCATCTTTCAAAAACGTCTTGTCGAAGGGATTACACAAGGAGCTGTCAAGGGTTAG
- a CDS encoding N-acetylglucosamine-6-phosphate deacetylase codes for MSQQWQGRHWRTGQSIAVTVRDGVIADIKPCSDTEPWIAPGLIDVQVNGAGGFNFNGPDAAPETVENVVRILHSHGVTRFCPTVTTATKDSILRSIRAITVACEQNSLVNHAVLGIHVEGPFISAEAGPRGAHNSEWTRDPDWQEFLDWQEAAKGRVVMVTLAPERPGAIDFIKELSKSGVIAALGHTAANEAQILAAVKAGASMSTHLGNGAHPYIKRHPNYIWSQLANDQLWAGLIGDGFHLPASTLKVMMQAKRDKAILVSDASYLAGMPSGEYTTHHHVKVVLESNGRLHLKATPDILSGAAMLLDTCVQNLVNMGVASIAEAIEMAATRPAQLLGSKDGGSIDINNCADFFLYRWLDDGPGGTLQICETVTAGNTVYKNE; via the coding sequence ATGTCCCAACAGTGGCAGGGGCGCCATTGGAGAACAGGGCAGTCCATCGCCGTGACGGTGCGAGATGGGGTCATTGCTGACATCAAGCCTTGTTCCGATACGGAACCCTGGATCGCTCCGGGGTTGATCGACGTACAGGTAAACGGGGCAGGCGGATTCAACTTTAACGGGCCAGACGCAGCGCCCGAAACGGTCGAAAATGTAGTTCGCATCTTGCATAGTCACGGGGTAACCCGCTTCTGCCCCACCGTAACAACAGCAACAAAAGACAGTATCCTCAGAAGTATTCGGGCAATAACGGTGGCTTGTGAGCAGAATTCATTAGTTAATCATGCAGTTTTGGGTATTCATGTGGAAGGACCATTCATCTCTGCGGAAGCAGGACCTCGCGGCGCGCATAATTCGGAATGGACGCGCGACCCCGATTGGCAGGAATTCCTGGATTGGCAAGAGGCGGCAAAAGGCAGAGTAGTTATGGTCACTCTTGCTCCTGAGCGGCCGGGTGCTATTGATTTCATCAAGGAGCTTAGCAAATCCGGCGTTATTGCGGCCTTAGGCCATACCGCCGCGAACGAGGCTCAAATTTTGGCGGCAGTCAAGGCTGGTGCCAGTATGTCCACTCACCTGGGGAATGGAGCGCACCCATATATCAAGCGACATCCTAATTACATCTGGTCACAACTGGCCAATGATCAGCTATGGGCCGGACTGATTGGGGATGGGTTTCATTTGCCGGCGTCAACTCTAAAAGTCATGATGCAGGCAAAACGGGATAAAGCGATTTTAGTCAGTGACGCCTCCTATCTTGCTGGCATGCCATCAGGAGAGTACACGACCCACCATCACGTTAAAGTGGTCTTGGAATCGAACGGGCGCCTCCACCTGAAAGCCACTCCTGACATTCTTTCTGGGGCTGCCATGTTATTGGATACTTGTGTTCAGAACTTGGTTAATATGGGTGTAGCGTCCATTGCGGAAGCCATCGAAATGGCAGCAACAAGGCCGGCACAGTTGTTGGGAAGCAAGGATGGGGGCTCGATCGATATAAATAACTGCGCTGACTTTTTTCTCTATCGTTGGCTGGATGATGGCCCCGGGGGGACACTTCAAATTTGCGAGACAGTTACAGCCGGAAACACTGTTTACAAGAACGAATAA
- a CDS encoding carbohydrate ABC transporter permease, giving the protein METNPALATPQPGIHGSKLTPWHRRKKKIAGFLFVLPAVLFVFSFMFYPLAYSLYISLHKYNFVYDKEPQFIGLGNYIEAFNDHTFLVSLGNTFIFAFFYVLIILLISLALALLLFQKIRFNNFYRTAIFVPIVVPLSLSALAFLWILQPNYGLLNHILGEVLGLKMLTHQWLNEGFTAMGSLIGVGLWATIGFETILFLGGLQSIPTDILEAAEVDGASGLKKVFYIILPNLRETFILTGIWAILHGVKVFIEPMVMTAGGPGESTLVLYQHVYYTAFTYFDMGYASAMAYILGAIAMTLSAANYLYNRTKEETE; this is encoded by the coding sequence ATGGAGACGAATCCCGCACTCGCGACTCCTCAGCCAGGTATTCATGGGTCAAAGCTAACACCATGGCATCGCCGAAAGAAGAAAATTGCTGGTTTCTTGTTTGTTCTTCCTGCCGTTTTGTTCGTGTTCTCCTTCATGTTTTATCCGCTTGCCTATTCTCTGTACATAAGTCTGCATAAATATAATTTTGTATACGATAAGGAACCCCAATTCATCGGATTGGGTAATTACATAGAGGCGTTTAATGATCATACCTTTTTAGTTTCTCTCGGGAATACGTTCATTTTCGCCTTCTTCTATGTGTTGATTATTCTGTTAATTTCCCTCGCGCTAGCGTTGCTGCTATTTCAAAAGATTCGCTTCAATAATTTCTACCGAACGGCTATCTTTGTTCCCATCGTTGTGCCGCTTTCCTTGTCCGCCCTTGCCTTTCTCTGGATATTGCAGCCAAATTACGGGCTGCTTAATCATATCCTCGGTGAAGTCCTTGGTTTGAAGATGCTGACTCATCAATGGCTTAACGAAGGGTTTACCGCGATGGGGAGCCTCATTGGCGTGGGGTTATGGGCGACGATTGGCTTTGAAACCATCTTGTTCCTCGGTGGATTGCAGTCAATTCCTACAGACATCTTGGAGGCGGCTGAAGTGGATGGCGCCAGCGGTCTTAAGAAAGTCTTCTATATTATCTTGCCAAATCTGCGCGAGACCTTTATTCTGACAGGTATTTGGGCGATTCTTCACGGCGTTAAGGTATTCATCGAACCAATGGTTATGACAGCGGGCGGGCCAGGTGAAAGCACGCTAGTGCTGTATCAGCATGTATATTATACGGCGTTTACCTACTTCGATATGGGTTATGCCTCGGCGATGGCATACATTTTAGGGGCGATCGCTATGACGCTGTCCGCCGCGAACTACCTATACAACCGTACAAAGGAAGAAACCGAATAA
- the nagA gene encoding N-acetylglucosamine-6-phosphate deacetylase: MRTVIQNGKLITPHRVIDGGSIIIQDGLILGLVESGDVSVSSDDYCIDAQGYYVSPGFIDMHVHGGGGYDVMDGSVDSICGMCQAHAAFGTTAIIPTTLAADWDDILLAIDAIRAAKNNSIGAKILGVHLEGPYFSQAERGAQSASHLRTPNPSEYIKVLDYWDGIVIMALAPELDGALELGRELRKRGILASIAHSNANYDEIVRAVENGFTNITHFYSGCSIVHRKNAYRYAGVVESGYLINELTVQVIADGKHLPSSLLQLIYKLKGSDKIALITDGLSFSAADVKENTLYTQKTGVQVILEDDVMKLPDRCSFAGSIATTNSLVRNMIKLANAPLTEAVKMASLTPARILNISHKTGSLSVGLAADIVLFDEDINVSLTMVDGKIVFKK; encoded by the coding sequence GTGAGAACGGTAATACAAAATGGGAAATTGATCACACCACATCGCGTCATTGATGGAGGAAGCATAATCATTCAAGATGGCCTGATACTCGGGCTAGTCGAAAGCGGCGATGTCTCCGTTTCTTCAGATGATTATTGTATTGACGCCCAAGGGTACTACGTTTCACCAGGCTTTATCGACATGCATGTCCATGGTGGCGGCGGCTATGATGTCATGGACGGGTCTGTCGATTCAATCTGTGGGATGTGTCAGGCGCATGCCGCCTTTGGTACAACCGCCATTATACCTACTACCCTCGCTGCCGACTGGGACGATATCTTGCTAGCGATTGATGCGATTAGGGCTGCTAAAAATAATAGCATTGGAGCTAAGATATTGGGCGTCCATCTGGAAGGACCTTATTTCTCCCAAGCGGAAAGAGGGGCGCAGAGCGCTTCCCATTTGAGAACTCCCAATCCGTCTGAATACATAAAAGTCTTAGATTACTGGGACGGTATTGTCATCATGGCTTTGGCGCCAGAACTGGACGGCGCCTTGGAGTTAGGCAGAGAATTGCGCAAACGCGGAATCCTCGCGTCCATTGCGCACTCCAATGCCAACTATGATGAGATAGTTCGAGCGGTGGAAAATGGCTTTACAAATATTACTCACTTTTACTCTGGCTGTTCTATCGTTCACCGTAAGAACGCCTACCGCTACGCCGGGGTTGTCGAGAGCGGCTATTTGATTAATGAATTGACTGTGCAGGTAATCGCCGACGGCAAACATTTGCCGTCCAGCTTGTTGCAATTGATCTACAAGCTAAAAGGCTCTGACAAGATCGCGCTGATCACCGACGGCCTTAGCTTTTCAGCCGCAGACGTAAAGGAAAATACGCTGTATACGCAAAAGACCGGGGTTCAGGTTATCCTCGAAGATGACGTTATGAAATTGCCTGACCGGTGCAGTTTCGCCGGCAGCATCGCTACCACAAATAGCCTTGTTCGCAATATGATCAAGCTCGCCAATGCACCGTTAACCGAAGCTGTAAAAATGGCTTCACTGACTCCGGCCCGGATTCTAAATATCTCTCACAAAACAGGGAGCTTATCGGTTGGTCTGGCAGCGGATATTGTGTTGTTTGACGAAGATATCAATGTCAGTTTGACTATGGTCGATGGCAAGATTGTCTTTAAAAAGTGA
- a CDS encoding glucosamine-6-phosphate deaminase, whose product MKLCIWKDADELGRQAAAFTATAIQRAIAEKGCARLLLSTGASQFETFKYLVTTDVPWEKVEMFHLDEYVGLPETCPASFRKYLKDRFASKVSLGKAYFVCGEGNVAREIQKLTDDITKAPIDIALVGIGENAHIAFNDPPADFSTEEAYKVVTLDERCKQQQVREGWFPSIDSVPEQAITMTVRQILKSKIILSCVPHRIKAEAIRQTLENDPTNIIPATILKTHPNWTLYLDEESASLIPQKDSRA is encoded by the coding sequence ATGAAACTTTGCATTTGGAAAGACGCAGATGAACTTGGCAGACAAGCAGCAGCTTTCACCGCCACGGCGATTCAGCGTGCGATCGCTGAAAAAGGCTGTGCGAGATTGCTATTATCAACCGGCGCCTCCCAATTTGAAACATTTAAGTATCTAGTGACTACAGATGTTCCCTGGGAAAAGGTTGAAATGTTTCATCTTGATGAGTACGTCGGCTTGCCGGAGACGTGCCCTGCCAGCTTTAGGAAATACTTGAAAGACAGATTTGCTTCTAAAGTGTCTTTGGGAAAGGCTTATTTCGTTTGCGGTGAAGGAAACGTTGCACGGGAGATCCAAAAATTAACAGACGATATCACGAAAGCGCCGATTGACATCGCACTAGTTGGCATTGGTGAAAATGCACACATCGCATTTAATGATCCGCCAGCCGATTTCTCCACAGAAGAAGCCTACAAAGTAGTAACCTTGGATGAACGTTGCAAACAACAGCAGGTGCGTGAAGGCTGGTTTCCCTCCATCGATTCCGTGCCGGAACAGGCGATCACAATGACCGTGAGGCAAATTCTAAAAAGCAAGATTATCTTATCTTGCGTACCTCATCGGATCAAAGCGGAAGCAATCAGGCAGACTTTAGAGAACGATCCTACCAATATTATCCCAGCGACGATTCTGAAGACACATCCCAATTGGACCTTGTATCTGGACGAGGAATCGGCTAGCCTAATACCCCAAAAAGACTCGCGAGCATAA
- a CDS encoding ABC transporter substrate-binding protein: protein MSGKKLVVLAILIAFAAGLILAGCSSKPSSNAGTSAKVIRVGAEAWMVDKLYLKKSADNFMANNPGIEVKIQPYADRQVLSNFALQWSQNKSDVDVVLVDGASTAAQFLAKDLIIDFNKTKFFEGPTAKENFVGKTLEFCAVDGIQFALPIGLEAYDINANKKHFVEAGLVDANGKILEPKTWQEVYEFAKKMTKREGDKVVRHGMTIQWGPNAYSVLNSVEQAARGSFYKADGKTNTFDTPEMREIFQIWRKGVEDGTFSIDTFTNKDAGRNNFNAGQVPMLLQSAAHVAEAAPTVGKENLTLISMPGAKKNGSYGFSAGIIVPKASPNQELALKFIQQGLMSDVQAGAGTQWGKLPVLKIHFNKIDADWKTHIYNLVQISKPNPFYKDLPKISVETTKLLQEYLLGKQDLNTFIANLENVIAKADKNVR from the coding sequence ATGTCAGGTAAAAAGCTCGTCGTTTTGGCTATTTTGATTGCATTTGCAGCAGGTTTAATTTTGGCCGGATGCTCATCCAAACCATCCAGCAATGCTGGAACCAGCGCCAAGGTTATCCGCGTTGGCGCCGAGGCATGGATGGTTGATAAGCTGTATCTGAAAAAGAGTGCTGATAATTTTATGGCAAATAACCCAGGCATTGAAGTAAAGATTCAGCCATATGCGGATCGGCAGGTTCTATCTAACTTCGCTCTGCAATGGAGCCAGAACAAATCAGATGTCGATGTCGTGCTCGTTGATGGCGCTTCGACTGCGGCCCAATTCCTGGCAAAAGACTTAATCATCGATTTCAATAAAACAAAATTCTTTGAAGGTCCTACAGCCAAAGAAAATTTTGTTGGCAAGACCTTAGAGTTTTGCGCCGTTGATGGAATTCAGTTCGCGCTTCCGATTGGTCTAGAGGCCTATGATATCAATGCAAATAAAAAGCACTTCGTTGAAGCAGGTCTAGTCGATGCGAATGGGAAGATCCTCGAGCCAAAAACTTGGCAAGAAGTATATGAGTTCGCTAAAAAGATGACCAAGCGGGAAGGGGACAAGGTAGTTCGTCATGGCATGACTATCCAATGGGGACCTAATGCATACAGCGTTCTAAACTCTGTTGAACAGGCTGCACGCGGCAGCTTCTATAAAGCTGACGGTAAAACGAATACCTTTGACACCCCGGAAATGCGGGAGATATTCCAAATTTGGCGCAAGGGCGTTGAAGACGGTACCTTCTCCATTGACACCTTCACTAACAAGGACGCAGGCAGAAACAACTTTAACGCCGGACAAGTGCCCATGCTGTTGCAAAGTGCTGCTCACGTAGCTGAAGCAGCACCAACCGTCGGCAAAGAAAATTTGACTCTGATTTCGATGCCAGGCGCAAAGAAAAATGGTTCGTACGGATTCTCCGCTGGGATCATCGTTCCGAAAGCCTCTCCCAATCAAGAGCTTGCACTCAAGTTTATCCAGCAGGGTTTGATGTCTGATGTACAGGCCGGAGCTGGAACCCAATGGGGTAAACTCCCGGTACTTAAAATTCACTTTAACAAAATTGATGCGGATTGGAAGACGCATATCTACAATTTAGTCCAAATATCCAAACCAAATCCCTTTTACAAAGATCTGCCGAAAATTTCGGTCGAAACGACGAAGCTGCTGCAAGAATATCTCTTAGGCAAACAAGATTTAAACACATTTATTGCTAACCTGGAAAATGTCATCGCCAAGGCGGACAAAAACGTCAGATAA
- a CDS encoding phosphatase — MQFIADLHVHSVASGHAYSTVTENVRAAAEQGLEVIALTDHGPQMPGGPHAYYFGNLAVIPETLFGVRVLKGVEANILDRQGTLDLEDQRLAKLDIVLAGLHTYCAPYGSVEENTQMLVNAIRNPWVDAIVHPGNPEYPVDFSVIVKAAVEFDVALEINNSSLTVSRKGSLPFCDTIAGLAKQYGAKVMLGTDSHFATHVGDFGAAVPLLAKNGIEADQVLNTSRQKLSDHLTRRGRVITV; from the coding sequence ATGCAATTTATTGCTGACCTTCATGTACATTCTGTAGCTAGCGGTCATGCGTACAGTACGGTGACTGAAAATGTCCGTGCTGCTGCTGAACAGGGCTTGGAGGTGATCGCCCTGACTGATCACGGCCCACAAATGCCTGGTGGGCCGCATGCCTACTATTTTGGTAATTTGGCAGTCATTCCAGAGACGCTGTTTGGCGTTCGTGTGCTCAAGGGAGTCGAAGCGAATATTTTGGATCGGCAGGGTACGCTGGATCTGGAAGACCAACGGCTGGCCAAGTTAGATATTGTTCTCGCGGGACTGCATACCTATTGCGCACCCTATGGATCAGTGGAAGAAAATACCCAGATGCTAGTGAACGCTATTCGGAATCCGTGGGTGGATGCTATCGTACATCCGGGCAACCCAGAGTATCCGGTGGATTTTTCGGTCATTGTCAAGGCTGCGGTCGAGTTTGATGTGGCTTTGGAGATTAATAACAGTTCGTTGACCGTAAGCCGTAAAGGCAGTTTACCATTCTGTGATACGATCGCCGGTTTGGCTAAGCAGTATGGCGCGAAGGTCATGTTGGGAACTGACAGCCACTTCGCGACCCATGTTGGCGATTTCGGCGCTGCCGTTCCTCTGCTGGCAAAGAACGGAATTGAAGCTGATCAGGTTCTTAACACCTCTCGGCAGAAGCTTAGTGATCATTTAACGCGACGGGGTCGGGTAATTACAGTATAA
- a CDS encoding ABC transporter ATP-binding protein, with translation MAGLALRNLVKKFGNNTVVHNFDLEIQDKEFLVLVGPSGCGKTTTLRMIAGLEDITDGEIFIGDRLVNDIPSKDRDIAMVFQNYALYPHMSVYDNMAFGLQLRKFPKAEIERRVQEAAKILSIEHLLERKPRALSGGQRQRVALGRAIVREPKVFLMDEPLSNLDAKLRVQMRAELSKLHQRLQTTIVYVTHDQTEAMTMGNRIVVMKDGYIQQVDKPMNLYHHPKNLFVASFIGSPAMNFLRVRVVSEDGFLWLVNSSTRLQPAPAHQEALKMRIGQDVILGIRPEYIHDESAFIEEFPFWSTDVMIDVVEPLGIETNVYFSLGDDNLIARFKGNSDVRVLQRHKVGFDLLAAHYFDPETQEII, from the coding sequence ATGGCCGGGTTAGCCTTACGAAACTTAGTGAAAAAGTTTGGTAACAATACAGTAGTGCATAACTTTGATCTTGAGATTCAAGATAAAGAATTTCTTGTACTTGTTGGTCCCTCCGGTTGCGGGAAAACAACTACCCTGCGCATGATTGCCGGTCTTGAGGATATCACTGACGGAGAGATATTTATTGGCGATAGATTGGTCAATGATATTCCATCCAAAGATCGGGATATCGCGATGGTTTTTCAAAACTATGCGTTATATCCTCACATGAGTGTTTATGATAACATGGCCTTTGGGTTGCAACTGCGCAAGTTTCCGAAAGCTGAGATTGAGAGGCGGGTCCAAGAGGCGGCTAAGATTCTAAGCATCGAACACCTGCTAGAGCGAAAACCAAGAGCGCTTTCTGGCGGTCAGCGTCAGCGCGTTGCCCTTGGCAGGGCAATTGTTCGCGAACCTAAGGTATTCTTGATGGATGAACCTTTGTCTAATTTGGATGCGAAATTGCGGGTGCAAATGCGCGCAGAACTTTCCAAATTGCATCAACGGCTACAAACAACTATTGTTTATGTTACCCATGATCAAACAGAAGCCATGACCATGGGAAACCGTATTGTTGTTATGAAAGACGGCTACATTCAACAAGTTGACAAACCGATGAATTTGTATCATCACCCCAAAAACTTGTTCGTCGCCAGTTTTATCGGCTCGCCTGCAATGAATTTTCTAAGAGTCCGGGTTGTATCTGAAGACGGCTTCCTCTGGCTGGTAAATTCATCCACCCGGCTGCAGCCAGCCCCCGCTCACCAAGAGGCGCTTAAAATGCGTATCGGACAAGACGTTATTTTGGGAATTCGTCCTGAATATATCCATGATGAATCCGCTTTTATTGAAGAGTTTCCGTTCTGGTCAACTGATGTGATGATCGATGTGGTCGAGCCGCTTGGCATAGAGACCAATGTTTACTTTTCCCTAGGTGATGATAATCTCATTGCGCGGTTCAAAGGAAACAGTGACGTTCGTGTGTTGCAACGGCATAAGGTGGGATTTGATCTTCTTGCGGCCCATTATTTTGATCCGGAGACGCAGGAGATTATTTAA